GGGTTAACTGCACTTCTTTTTGTTTTTTGTTCCATTCTTAAACTGTCTAAAAAACATGTCAAGTCGAGCTCGGAAGAAAGACTGTTCGGGTTTGTCTCACTCGCAGTGGCCGTTCATTTCATGGTGGCAGGGCTTGCAGACTCCTTGCTGCACATACACGTACTGTTGTGCACGTTTGCCTTTGTCATGGGTGTATGTGTGCGCAGGTCTGACTATGGAAAAGAGATGAAAGCAAAAAAGATGTTAAAATTGAACTGGTTTTTCAAAAAATAAAAAATAAGGAATTCATGGAAATCGAGATGAAAGTCAGCGGTTTTACTTTTGTAAGGAATGCTCAGATATTAGGCTATCCATTTGTACAGTCCATTAAATCTGTTCTGCCGATTGTGGATGAGTTTATTATCGCACTTGGTCCATGTGAGGACGGAACCGAGAAAATGATAAAGGATATCGGAAGCGATAAAATTAAAATTATCCATACCCAGTGGAACGAAAACATGCGGACAGATGTAAAGCTGAAAGGTTTTGTCTATGGTCAACAGAAAAGTATTGCTCTTTTTAATTGTACGGGTGACTGGGCATTTTATCTGGAGGCGGATGAAGTCATTCATGAAGATGATTTGCCCAGGATTAAGTATTCTATGGAAAAGTATTTGCATGACGACAGGGTAGAAGCCCTGGTATTCGACTACATTCATTTTTATGGAAACAGGAATACTTTTGCATGGTCCCCAGGGTGGTACAGGAGGGCACCGAGGATATTAAGAAACAATATCCCAAGCTGGGCGTCGGAGGGGCTTTTCTTCATTGTGCTGGAAAGTCACAAGAGGGGAAGATATCCGCGAGCAGCCCTGACAGGGGCGAAGATATACCACTATGGATGGGTTAGAAGTGAAGAACAGATGAACTTGAAGGCGCAGAAGGTGGGGAGGTACTGGAGTGACAAGGGTTCTTCAGAGGTGAAGTATTCTGATATTGACAGTGCAATACTGAGAGAGTTTAAAGGTGTCCATCCAGCTATCATGCAGGAGTGGCTGCCGGAAGCCGAGGGCCTTTACGAGGCCAATCCCGCGCACAAGTTGAGCAGAAAAGAGATAAAACACCGGGCTGCCTTGTTTATAGAGAAGATATTAGGCGTTGAATTAAGCAAGAAACATTTCAGCCTTGTCAGGTAGAGCAAGTATTTGCAGAATGAAAATATCCGTAATCATCAGCACATATAACCGTCCCCATTACCTTGGAAGGGTAATGGAGGGCTACATGAACCAGACTTGCAGGGACTTTGAGATTGTGGTTGCTGATGATGGCTCTACAGAAGAGACCGTCTCCATTGTCAAGGAAGCGGCAGGGGAATCTGATATCCCTATTCTGCATGTCTGGCATCCTGATAAGGGATTTCAGCTTGCGAAGATACGGAATAAGGCAGTTGCAGAAAGCTTCGGCGACTATATAGTCTTTACTGATGATGATTGTGTCCCTGATCCACGGTTTGTGCTGGACCACCACAGATATGCTGAGGATGGATATTTTTTGCAGGGGCATAGGGTTTTAATAGGTAAAAGTGCATCCGGAGAGTTTGGTTTCAGGTGTGCAGTTCCATCGAAACTTCTTGTCTTGCTGATGAAGGGTGAGATCGGGAACTTCTTTAACTCTGTAAGGATGCCCTGTCCCCTGATTAAAAAAGGCAGTTCGCTGAAGGGTATCAGGGGCTGTAATATGAGTCTTTTCAGAAAGGATTTCTTTGCAGTCAACGGGTTTAATGAAGATTTTAAAGGATGGGGAAAAGAAGACTCGGAGCTTGTTGCAAGGTTGTACAAGCTTGGCATAAAGAGAAAGGATGTCAAGTTTCGTGCATGTTGTTTTCATCTTCATCATGAATTTTTTGACAGGGACAGGCTTAACCGGAACATTGAAATTCTTCAACAGAGCGTAAGTGGTGACATCTATTATTGCAGGAAGGGAGTTGACCAATATCTGAGACAATGAACAGTAAGGTTTCGGCAATTATCATAACCCATAATGAAGCAGGGCAGATAGAACGGTGTTTGAGAAGTCTATCCTGGTGTGATGAAATTATTGTTGTTGATTCAGGAAGCTCTGATGGAACAGTTGAGATAGCGAAAAGGCTTGCAGGTAAGGTTTATCTGGAAGAATGGAAAGGCTTTGGTCTTCAGAAGCAATCTGCCCTTGAGAAGACAACATGTGAATGGGTCTTCAGTATAGATGCCGATGAAGCAGTAACTGCAGAACTCTCAGGTGAGATCCTTCAGGCGGTGAAGGAGGATAAGGGAATAGCCGGCTTTTATATACCCCGGAGGAATCTCTACGGCCGGAAA
This genomic interval from Nitrospirota bacterium contains the following:
- a CDS encoding glycosyltransferase: MEIEMKVSGFTFVRNAQILGYPFVQSIKSVLPIVDEFIIALGPCEDGTEKMIKDIGSDKIKIIHTQWNENMRTDVKLKGFVYGQQKSIALFNCTGDWAFYLEADEVIHEDDLPRIKYSMEKYLHDDRVEALVFDYIHFYGNRNTFAWSPGWYRRAPRILRNNIPSWASEGLFFIVLESHKRGRYPRAALTGAKIYHYGWVRSEEQMNLKAQKVGRYWSDKGSSEVKYSDIDSAILREFKGVHPAIMQEWLPEAEGLYEANPAHKLSRKEIKHRAALFIEKILGVELSKKHFSLVR
- a CDS encoding glycosyltransferase family 2 protein, with product MKISVIISTYNRPHYLGRVMEGYMNQTCRDFEIVVADDGSTEETVSIVKEAAGESDIPILHVWHPDKGFQLAKIRNKAVAESFGDYIVFTDDDCVPDPRFVLDHHRYAEDGYFLQGHRVLIGKSASGEFGFRCAVPSKLLVLLMKGEIGNFFNSVRMPCPLIKKGSSLKGIRGCNMSLFRKDFFAVNGFNEDFKGWGKEDSELVARLYKLGIKRKDVKFRACCFHLHHEFFDRDRLNRNIEILQQSVSGDIYYCRKGVDQYLRQ